The genome window ATGTACTCGAGCCATTCAAGACACCACGTCGTAATTAGttatagaacttggagaggcaaacaAGGTGACAAGTGAGCGGTTCCCGATAGCATTAAGGATTTTATGTGGGACAAGTTGTCGAAAAAAGTCTGAGTACCCTGGAGGATGCAACATGATCATAGCGAAGCATCGAGCCATAGTCATAATGGgcagaatttttaagaattttaagggtaaattgtacagagattatcacttgaagggtcGAACGCTGGACTGGGATGATTATTCGACGgtgaaagatttttttgaatgatTTCGTGAAGTACAGGGATTcggaggaagcaaaaaagacaagtgaagcaaacaaggtcaactccaagaagaactTATACTCCCACAAAACCAGCTCGTGCGGGTACGTTAGGAAACTTGACGAGTGatagaagatggaagaagatgtAACTAAAGTGTGTCACACCTGTGATGGCTAAGTGGATTCCACGAGTGAAGAACTACTTGTATGGGAGAGGGGTTTCTCTTGcgactgatggaagcttatgttTCAAAAGTGAACGAGAACTGAAAGCCACacagaagattagagatgcccacGTCTAGTGTTCCTAGGGCTCTTTCCAGGCAGATAGGGAGAACGATGAGCTAACCTTGGTACTGGGAAATAAGAAACACACTGATCACACACGAGAcaagggtttgaggccttggaaggtAGGATTCAAACAAAACACCAACACTTACAAGaaacgaagaaaagaaaatattgatgaAATGATGGTCATTCTAAAAGAAGAACTGCAAGAGGAGAGATGGATGACAGGCGCAAAAATAGCAGCAGCTATGCAGCAAGACATGGAACAAGCTAGACAGGAGTAGTTAGTCAACACAGATAATGATTTGTTCATGAGCCCAAGTGGTCCCCGGAGCAGTTGCGCATTCACGGAGAAACCTTAATCCATCACCCtatggacgacatcacagaaagcacaccatacaagcttgttgtgcccaccttgggtgttcccaccacAGTGGGTAGGGATCTGGGTGCgcaatgggtggaagggacTCTCTTCAACGGTCATTCGATACCACAGGGATACGCTAGGGTATACGTGGACAGTGTAATACATGTGTACCATAAATCTAAGCTAGACTACCTTGGAGATGCGGAGGAAACGAGGCTCTCAAAAAATGTAGGCAATTACGTCATGTGGCGTAAGTGTGATATATTGTTTGATGAAGACACAGACGAGTCTGAATCTAATTCAGAGTCGTCGGacccacccagaagatctccgTCTCCTCCGCCATTGCCTCCACAACTATCGgaaagatctccacctcctccatcgtcacctccacagccacccaAAAGATCTCTGCCTCCTCCGTCGTCGTCTCCACAGCCACCCACAAGATTTCCACCTCCTCAACCATTGTCTCCACAGCCACCTAGAAGATATCCACCTCCTTCATCGCCTCTacagccaccaagaagatctccaacacCTTCGTTGCCACCTTCTATCCCACTTCAGAAGCCGGTGGCACCTGCACAAACTTAGAAGTCAACATCATCTCAGAAATCCACTTCGTCATAGCAGCGAGCAGTAGCTAAGAAGCGGTAGACAACATCTAAGAAGCCAGCATCTCCTCTCTCTTATGATAAAACTGATGAGAAAACCAGAAGGAAAGTGAATGCCGatgtcactgcacacttcaaacgtACTGAGCTAGAGAAGAGCTCTATCGATCCAGCAACGGTCACCAAGTTTCTTCAGACTTTGGCAAGACCTGTAGACCCATTGCTAAAATCTAATTATGTGCGCATCATAGGTGAAAAACAGTTGAGGAAGGCGTTGATcgagaaggtaaaaaaacaaagagcgcTATAACAACAGGAAGAATCAGAAAGAAACTGTCTAATTGAGGACCAAATGACAAAATAAGCATTTTATGATGAGTCCAAGATTGAAAAGGCAAAATCTAAATAACAATTTAAGCTTGGTGAACCATTGGTCGAGTCTCTACCGGAGCTAACCACCCAAATGCAGAGATTAAATACTTGGTACTTTCAACAGTTAAAAGTCGATAGATAAATTGTTCCAATACAAATATTGTGATTTCCTCTATGGGGATGGTGGAATTTGGattcattttgatgaaatgtatcaactaTACCACAAAGACGCCCTCGGTAttcaactcataagtttgtggGCTCTATAAGTGTCTTACATATATAATTCATACTATATATTTTTGTACCATTAGACTGAATGTCTTACCTTCTCGTGTATGTAGGATGCAGATATATACATGTGGTCAAAAGGGCATCACTGAAATAGGATTCCTTGACCTAATGAAACTAAATCAGACGATGGTTGTCACCAGCCACAGATAAccgaggattatgcacttgaatTTATTCAACATATCAATTAAAgagatacatacttttaccttaTAACTTTGGTTACATGTTTTTCTCCATCTTTATACcactctttttgagcatcacGATGTTAGCACTTAGGACTAATTACCTACAGTGATAGATATACAGATTTCACTGGGTCCTCTTTGTTATCCAGATTGATTATAGCATTATTGTTGTCTTCGATgggaaaagaaatccaaaagccgaataccaacccgtcatagacttgctacaaaggtaaactaattatttcattaacgctttagtaaacttcaaattaattgaatctaagtctagttacggtcaataatcacacaTGTACAGGGTATACGTGCACTATGTCAAGAGGAAAGGACTCCACCTTCCGTTCTGAAAGGAATGAAAAATCGTAACAAGCTTTTCTTGTAGGATTCAGATaaggcaacaatttatgtgactactatgtatgtgacttcatgcattGATGGACCGAAAATAATTATAGTATCGTTACCAAAGCTAAGGTAAgtggtatagatattgatgattaattttcaaTTCCTACTCATGTTCAAattgattgatttcttcatttaTGGTAATTGCAGGACCTCAAGCTGAAAACAAGTATCCTCATGCCGCGGAGAATCAATgcaattcaggaacaactctgTGAGTTCATCAATAAACAATTCATTCCAGAGTCCTGGTGGTACCATGTTATCAAATGATGCTGTTTGGACGCCGTCCCTTCACCTAGCCTTTGGAGTTTgttacctgattcttcaaaaggcaaAATGTGTAGTTTAGGGTCTTCAgtcaacaagaacaattgaatgatATCGCTTCTTAAGTTTTTGTTGCATACTTCtgttaattataaattttttttgcaaacttgtattagttatgatccCTAGttatgacatgtgaaataacatggttacaTAACCATGAATAAGATGAGATGTGTATATGTGTGATATTATATATGTTGAGataattatatgtgcatgtgaaacttgaatGCATATTTATCTTGTTGTATGTCTATTTGTGTTGTTATCGGCAACGACTAGATTCTGTAAGGGGAGAGGAGCCATCATTGCTGGCTCATGACAAAATGTCGATACTGATAGTTGAATATTAATACCGATTTCTTGTTATAAACTAATACTGATAGTCTCCGTATAAGTGTCAGTTTTTTATGAGCCGACATTGATATTCAATATTAGTGTCGTTTCAAAAATCACATTGATAGTCCCttactatcagtaccgagtaataAGTACTGGTTCAAAAATTAtcattaataatatttttaaatcaGTACTAATGATTATTTCTGTAGTAACTATTCTCAGGGAAGTTTTCACCTCTAAGGCTCTTAATAAACCCATCAATGTAGCTTTCATTGAGTCCCTTGTCAGCCGCGATCTCTTGCACCTTCTTGGCATTAGCTGCAAAAAGGCTCTTGCCTTTTTCCTCCACCATGGGCTCGGATTGCGCTTGCGACGCCTTCGCGGTCGAATGACACGTCGATCTCATCCCTTGGCACTTGCACTCCTACCTTCTTCCCCTCCATAAGCCGCGCGTTCGGCCCTTTGTCCCCGTAGAAGGGCAGCACAATCAGAGAATGCCCAAACAGAAGCCCTTCAATGATCGAGTTCCACCCGCAGTGCGTCAAGAAAGCGCCCACGGCGCTGTGCGCCAGTAGGCTAATCTGAGGAACCCACCCCATGGACACGAGCCCACGGCCATGGGTGCGCTCTTGGAAACCCGGAGGAAGGATGTCTGCGTCGAGGGCGCCACTGGGCTTCCTCAAAGCCCAGAGGAAGCGCGTCCCAGAAAGCTCCAGCCCGACAGCCAGCTCGTGCACCTGCTCCACGCATAGCTGCACCTCGCTTCCCAGTGCGACGTACACGACCGACTCCGCTGGCTGCGCGTCCAGCCAGAGCACAGTGGCGTCCTCTCCATTCACGCTGGCCTCGCAGCTTCCGTCAGGCGACAGAGGCAACAGGCCGAGGGGGACAACCGGCTTGCCGCCGAGCGTTGCCGCAAGCGGGACGGATTCGGGCTCCCACTCAACACAGCTCCGCATGGCCCCGAGCGTGCACCGCTCGAGCATGAAGGAGCAGCGCTGAGCGACAGACGTCTCCGACCCGCCGTGGTTGGTGTACAGTCGTGCTGCCCGCTCCGACTCGTAATGAGGCGGTGCCGCCGGTGGTCGTTCCTGCACGGCGGTCGCCTGTTCGTCCGTGGCTGTAGTGGGCTCAGCACGCTTCGGTAACTGGCGGGCCTAGCCAGCGATATTATTTGCAGCGCTTAGGAGAAGCACTGCACATGGCACCTAGTATTGATTAATAAAGTAAGATGGATTGAAATATGGAAGAACCTGCTAGGTAGACCGTAGACTGTTGGAGCAACTCACACAGGAACATGCATGCGAGATGCAGAAGCAAGGAGAAAGCTAGCTAACATAGGAAGAGAAACACACAGAGTCTTTCGGGACGGCACAACACTTATTCATCTTTTCTCTTCAACTCAACTGGTTATAATGGACTAGTATttaaacacacacacacgctAGCTAATGGCCCTGCTGTTCCACGACGTGCTCAACTGGCCACAAGAACCGGACAACAAGCTAGCTAATCCCTACACTAATGCAACTACATGCAAGCATCCTAGACAACAACTACTGTACGTCCAACAACTCTCCTGGCCCATCACCGATGCATGCGTCCATGCAAAGCCTGACCGCTTCTTCCTCCAAGGACGTGCCCCACGACTCGGCCAAGCAATACTTGCACCTGCTGACCCTCCTGGACATGTACACACATTCAACATCAGCACAGCGGCACTTACGCCACAAATCTACATGCAAGTGCACTCACTAATAACTCACTGCTGATCCACTCACTGCGCTGTTGATCCGCACACTGATCCACTCACTCCGCTGCCGATCCGTACACTGCCGTGATGCCACATGCATCTAAATACTTGAACCCAGCTACTACTCATGCATGAACGTGCTACCATGCAACACTAAGACACCAAGAAAATGCAACTAAACATGATGAACACTTAGACAACAAGATTAATATCTGACATTCACCCCCTTAATCTTGTTGGTGTTATTTGAGCATCTCCATGCTGGGCTTCAAAGTAGCGCAGGCTCATCATCGGCGTCCGCCATAGTGAGATGCAcctcattcttcttcttcttcgactCATGGCATTTGTTCTCCCAAGAGTAGTACCCATACTCTTGGTAGTTGTAGCAGCGCACCTTCGCCTTGTCGAAAGTGCTCTTCTCCTTGTCGTTCTTCTTCATGCGAGCTTTCCACTCCTCCTCTGTGAGCAGCAAGCGACCACCCCCTGCTACAGCTTCATTGTTATCAATTTTATATCTCTCCTCCATGGACTTGAGACGGCCGGTGAGCTCTTCAACGAACAGTTTCTTCAAATCGATCAGCTGCTCGATGGAGATGGCCACAAGGGTGTACTTGGAGGGAACCACACGAAGGAATTTCTTGACCATCACCTCATCTTCCATCACACTGCCTAAGGTACGGATGTTGTTGACGAGGCCTGTCAGTCGCATAGCAAAGTCATCCACGGACCCGCCTTCCTTCATGCGGATCAACTCGAACTCCTTGGGCAAAGACCGCGTCTTTGCCTCACGCGCACACTCAACGCCCATGcgtgtggggaaccgtccaaataatattctgattaatcaccaggaggatcattattcataatcacaacctcgatgattaatcagaatatcatcccggtagtcccagcacgtgttttgtgctcaagatcagaacacatgtctttccaacatatacatcacaataaaacttaagaaagagcgagtaattaacattatattacaagttcttaagcatgcaacaagttatcacaatttacagcaaaagagagctagaaggagactaaaacctgctcaactcctaaccagcaaaagaactaagcagcggaagactaaaagctatacaacaaaaggatatggagccacatgcccttaggctccataccagaacactgagttcggagtagagtgtgctactcctacccgccaccctgatcggcaagcacaaagtagccaaacaccgccccctcctcgccgatatgtgaacctgcatcaacttaagggcagcaccctgagtacgaaggtattatcaagtcttacacaatatgggtatataatatcccgactccaaagattattcattgagctgttagcaagagttggccacaaggttaagtaaaacatatgcggtaagcaacctagacatatgtgtgagcaactaacttaaccaacatatatgaaattatcctgcaactaccaactggtCATATGAAACTGAgcccacattagtatcaatgtctaacaagtgccatctcgaccacctcccacatatccgaaccatacaaccgaaccaaccatAAGAACTCTACGAatgggtgcaaatgaaacaataacatgctcatgaccgagagcgcggcagttcgaactgtttatacaccctgcaggggatactcctggacccacatgacacgaggaccatacggcttgtgccactggccaaagtgcacacaagggggtactcgtgacaacctttcccaaccagccccaaccgtgtggggcatgcatcgctcgacgcggtgatactagaactactctcggagcaaactagtactgcTTACAAGCCTgcctgctcacaccgtcgatgtccacgcccacaaagccacagctgcgaaggtcttcggctcgccttaccattagatcgatatgtggggagtaaggtaagtgctaaagccaactaccccgacgatcgaccttaaatgatgcaagcggcctacggtgtccgggttcccttcccgaagtatccccggactttccttgagTGCAAATGACAcctctaacaccgcccacatctcgtctcatactcaccactcgatcaaccaacaccaacaacacatcacggtaaccattgtgaaagtaatttaacctatagctcacgaacgatgggaTGTTCAACCGCTCGACTccaccgaggacctatgcatcgctaagcatctcgcatcacttttaagttagaccttatcatgaataaatccatgctacaaggatatagatcaacgataattcaaggtagaggcaatacgatcaacataggttctactcataAAAGCCCAACATCAACTTCCTATACATgtaaacctatacataagcataatttatcaatatttagacttcattcaattcaaccgACAGGGTTCGATATGAtagaagcttgccttgctgttcaggtggctgcccaaaatttccctcgctctcctggatcaccgggtcgacgttctctaaaaagaataacacgtgCAATACCATGAGTACGGATAAAATGCAACAATATACCACAATATACATATAatagatgaaaacatttttcttagatacaacaagtcataaggaaactagcaaaaatggattcatcaattttggacttatgatgaattaacggtgaattaatgaagctttaacctaattaattaatcatagaaatttaattcattattttatGGATTAGTATATTCTTAATGGGTAGAGtatgttattatgaaaccaacaaaaaaaattcataatttttggagctacagagaattttttatgaattttacaggTTTTAGCAAGCAGTAATTGTGttgtctgggtatacagcggtcagaccgcaggtataTTGGCGTTCAGACCACCAAGAGTCACGGTCAGACCACCGGAAACGCAGTCAGACCGCCCCCGTacagagggttttggcccctggcggtctgaccgaccttggggtggcgctcagaccgctgggagtcgccgggggcactttgggagctcaccggcgacgaaTTCAGCGACATTTGGAGTGAGGACTTGGActtagagcatcacattgacttcctctaccgtGTAGGATAACATATATACGctgaaatcgaccaaaactcggctatttcttctaattcatcaagaacttatgaacttcaaacccctagctcaaaattcgagatccaaccatccaaaagacggattcttgccatgggaatttaggggactcacccaatggACTTTACCGAGATTGTGGACTgccgattgaaggaggaaatggagggaaaagctcgggaggcgaagaaatccggtgttcttcacatttcaaccctaaacaccaaaagacaccaaatccggctcaaatcctctgggaaaacaaaaatgaattggagggatggatagctcatgagcttgtgatcgcaatggtaccacatactcacctcaaatccctctcttgagctcggattttggaagaaaagagagagggagtgagagggagagtgagaggggaggggagcacggTGGGGacgtgggggagtgagggaggagagagaggactgccactctagagggagagagagtggggtggttggcccactccggtggggcccacgtgttttaactgtgaatttcattcttttctctcctgaatttcttcctctcatccaattgacttgaaATGAATTGCTttagagttacaaaacaaattacacaaaattaaacataatgcttaagaagcataattatgcttaaatatGTGATTAAGGATTCGGGACGTGACAATGCGCATTGTGCGCACGGTCTCCCATGCCTCCTTTGCGGAGTTCTTCACCGCCAATGTCTCTAACATTTCCGACGACATCATTGGAGGATGGCTGACAATGCCATCCTATCGATCCGGTACTCCGCGCCGCCAGGCTCGATAGCATCCCAAATACCTTGAgcttgcatgtttaccttcatcAGGAATGACCACTCGATGTAGTTGCAGCTCGTGAGCACAGGGTAACGCACTATCACCCCTACCTCCTTCATGTGTTGCACAACGAGCTCACGGTCGCCCTCATTATCGTTGCGGATCCTAGGACGCAGTGGTGTCGTGGAGCGTCAAGGCAACTTGGAGCCAGAGCCCGACATGGCGGATCAGGATCATGTGGCTCTGAATACCAATTGTTAGAGCAACTCACACAGGAACACGCACGCGAGATGCAGAAGCAAGGAGAAAGCTAGCTAACATAGGAAGAGAAACACACAGAGTCTTTCGGGACGAGACAACACTTGCCCCTCTTTTCTCTTCAACTCAATTGGTTACAATGGACTAGTATTTAAACACACACGCACacgcggctcagttattaactcatgttaaggaaaatcttaacatgcaaacacatattttcttgtgtaggacgtatcttaagaggatctttaaaattgatttcactttatttaaagttttattaatttctccatgatttttactaagttcacaagcataaagtgaacatgttaagaaacaacactataattaactttttcgtgtctaccattatttttcctacataaagtatagtataataaactaataaaagtggtttcactaattttagaggtgtgatgtgtcagttatgaattaatctagtcgtaacatatttacacaatcttgcatgttacaataactaattcatgagttcatgtatttttaaaagatatatgatcatataagaagactaacaaaattagtttcatgatttttgattagcaaagagtaaagtatgcatttaacttggtttaacaaatacattttctcacagaaaattttcaccttttttatgaatataaatacttttatcatgtagatcatggtacaagaaaaccaacaaaatttgtttcacttgatgtgaagctcagatgaattagttattgattttacaaattGATccaatttttgggttttttgtttaACTTCACcgaaaattgagaaaaccgctcgataaatcgagaaaaccaagCGGTTACCGATAAAACCGAGCTGTTACCGACAAtgcgaaaaattcgagaaaatcgcttgataaatcgagaaaatcggtCAGTAACtggtccaattcgaccggttaccgaacggagAATCTGGCatttttttgtctaaatttcaaatttaacaaataaattttgtatgaATTTCAGCCGAATTTCGAGCAGTAATCGCGATAACCGCGTATTTTCGGTTACCTTTTCAAAAACAGTAAGTAAAACCCTGGTGCTAGCTACCCCAATTATAAATTTACAGCTAGGTTAATATTagggtctatttgtttcagACTGTTTTTGGCTTCAGCTTTTGTCAGAAACTCAGAAGtcaaaaatccaaacaaacgGGTTTGCTGAAAAGTAGTTTTCGAAGAAGCTAAAAGATTActtctgagaaaataaactagaagctgaaAAACTAGTTGATAGtagtttttctgagaagtagtTGATAGTTACTTTTTTAAAGTAGTGTGCTGAAAagtcaaaaaattattataaaatttaatagttaaaattaaaagcaacttttaaaatattaaaaatataactcttcagaaaaacaaaaacagaAGTTCGAACAAACCTCTCTATACCTTTGTTTTGTTCTGTTGCCTATGCACAATGGATAAGTTCAAGATTGTCGTAACTCAACCACCACCCCATTGAAAATGAACAGAAATCAACGTGTACTGCTGCTTAAACGTCAGGTGTGACGAACTCAGCTCAAACAGAACATGCTTGCCTGTTCCCGGAGCAGATGGACACAACCAAAAGAGGCGCACGCAAAGCCGCAGGTCCGACACAGATCCTCTGCACGTTTCAGCACAGGATCCCATCATCCCATGCTAGTCGGGGTCGCGTAGGGGCTGGGTCGAGCCCAGCCAGCTCAGAAAACTTCACCTGGCCCTACTGAAAATGGCCACCACCTGGCCACCACCTAAATAACTGCCATATGAAATAACTGACATATGTTCTCAATTTAAATCTTAAAATAGTAGATcttatctaaataaaaaattacccTATATACTCTACTTGACATATATAATGAACGTCGAGCAAATCTTATTTACCTTTTTAAGATTCACATTAGCGTTAGAGGGTGACCTTCAAGAGGCCTCTGTTGCGtagcattttttttcctaaaatgtGGCTCCACTTCACTACGATAATGTCTGTCACCTCGCCCACGTTGTCAGGTGCTCAAGTATGCAACTCGACACTCCACTAGCATTGGGTCATTGGCCGGCGGCGAATCCGTCAGAGACCAACAAGCACCAGTCATCAATCAAGTCACGTCGTTTCCGGTGGCCACACTCCGCTATACCATCGGTGAAACCGAGAACGAGCCACCAGAGCGCGCGGCGACGAAAACTTCGGCCTCGTTGgaagctcagctcagctcagctacCTAGCTCCCTCGCTCACGTCGAGATCGGCGGCTTACCGAGATGGACGGCGGCTCCTCCCGGTCCCGGCTGCACGTGGTGATCTTCCCGTGGCTCGCGTTCGGCCACCTGCTCCCGGGCCTCGAGCTCGCCCGGCGCCTGGCTGCGCGCGGCCACCTCGTGTCCTTCGTCTCCACGCCGCGGAACCTCGCCCGGCTCCCGCCCCTCCCGCCCGCGCTGGCGCCGCGCGTGGACCTCgtgccgctcccgctcccgcacGTGGAATGCCTCCCCGAAGGCGCCGAGTCCACCAACGACGTGCCCTTCGACGCGTTCGAGCTCCACAGGAAGGCGTTCGACGGCCTCGCCGCGCCCTTCGCCGCCTTCCTCGACTCCGCGTGCTCTGACGAGGACAAGAGGCCCGACTGGGTCCTCGTCGACAACTTCCACCACTGGGCCGCCTCTGCCGCTGCGGATCGCAAGGTGAGTATCACGAATTCTCTATCTGAAATGAGTTGGCCGATTTGTTTCCATCAATTGTCGTTGGATTCTTGCTCGAATTCTTGATCGACGTGATGGGTGAATGCTCTGACGATCAGTGGCGGGCCTAGCATTTTCAATTTGGGTGTACATACCCATCGTGATCGTGCCCGCGCGCAGCCGTGTGCGCCGCGCCTCGCTCATGCCGCACCGTCACCGCGCCCCGCTTAGCGTTTGAATtctctcaaaaatattttggttttagATTCtctctgaaattttttttttcagtaacaacaattgacatatatatacaatatgAGCATCATCTTTGATCATTTTTGAACAATTGTTGCATGCATTTGCATTTAATTGGAATTGATCGAATTCATGAAAAGTGAGGTTATATGAAGAAGCTTGAAATTTCACTATATAACTTAGATCGggggataattttagaaattagcccATTAATTAAGATGAATATTGGTGATTTTTCCCTTATTTTTGGAATTCTTttaaagctctaaaaattcatgaaatgtGCAAAAACAATCAActttaatgaattttaatttgGATTCTGTTCTAGCTTTTTAAGTGcaaccagttaaaatgggttgcttataGATTATACAACCTACACAAAAATTGGTAGATTTTTTGAAGCCTTTTAGAAAGTCTAAACTTATAGGAAAAAGATATtgaaaatataaatttttagGATATTTGGGTGTACATCTGTACACCCATGACCTCACGTGTGCCCGCCCCTGCTGACGATGAGAGATCTCGTAGGTGCCATGCGCGATGCTTCTCCACTGCCCTGCAAGCATATTTGCAGCGTTCGCTGGCCAGCCGCAGCCCGAGCAGGCCGAAACTGGGCAACAGCAGGGAGCCGGAGGAGAAGGACAACCGGCGGCAGCACCTAGGTTTGAGACAGAGCAGAGCAGGATCATGTACAACACCGAAGGCGCCTCGGGGATATCCGTCGCCCGGCGCCTCTTCTTGACCCTGCAGCGCTGCAGCCTCGTCGCCATGCGGACCTGCGTCGAGCTGGAGCCAGAGGCCCTCTCTCGCCTCCCGACGCTCTTCGGCAAGCCGGTTGTCCCCTTCGGCCTTCTGCCGCCGTCACCCGACGGAGGCCGCGCCGCCGGTAAGGACGGGAATAACGACGACATCGTGTCGTGGCTCGACGCTCAGCCGGCGGAGACGGTCGTGTACGTCGCGTTGGGAAGCGAAGTGCCACTAAGCATCGAGCTGATGCACGAGCTAGCTCTCGGGCTGGAGCTCGCCGGGGCGCGCTTCCTCTGGGGGCTGAGGAAGCCTCACGGCGTCCCAGACGCGGACATCCTACCTCCAGGTTTCGAAGAGCGCACGCGTGGCCGTGGGCTTGTGGCCATGGGCTGGGTTCCTCAGATCAGCATCCTAGCGCACGACGCCGTGGGCGCATT of Phragmites australis chromosome 3, lpPhrAust1.1, whole genome shotgun sequence contains these proteins:
- the LOC133913109 gene encoding putative UDP-rhamnose:rhamnosyltransferase 1, coding for MDGGSSRSRLHVVIFPWLAFGHLLPGLELARRLAARGHLVSFVSTPRNLARLPPLPPALAPRVDLVPLPLPHVECLPEGAESTNDVPFDAFELHRKAFDGLAAPFAAFLDSACSDEDKRPDWVLVDNFHHWAASAAADRKVPCAMLLHCPASIFAAFAGQPQPEQAETGQQQGAGGEGQPAAAPRFETEQSRIMYNTEGASGISVARRLFLTLQRCSLVAMRTCVELEPEALSRLPTLFGKPVVPFGLLPPSPDGGRAAGKDGNNDDIVSWLDAQPAETVVYVALGSEVPLSIELMHELALGLELAGARFLWGLRKPHGVPDADILPPGFEERTRGRGLVAMGWVPQISILAHDAVGAFLTHCGWNSIIEGLLFGHPLIMLPIHGDQGPNARLMEGRKIGVQVPRDENDGSFDRRGVTRAVRAVMLEQESRRVLVANTKKLQEIVADKECHERCIDDFVQRLRSYYSN